One stretch of Akkermansia sp. RCC_12PD DNA includes these proteins:
- a CDS encoding alpha/beta fold hydrolase yields MPLMRRKGWKIWTTVLLTAGMVLACPHCSVRSLVYLPPQPKDKTAYLQKRAEWEPHRRTFHREGASLSGWLIEKKGQPLLVYYGGNAMDISMMLPYLDQFPHAKLLVNYRGYGLSTGSPTEQAIMGDSLAILDDVLKETGRTPDDVILVGQSLGSGVATQIASVRNVKKLVLLVPFDSLLDTARDLFPYLPVRHILPDHFRSDLAAPKVSCPVSILAAGSDEVIPPAHAKRLRDCFSTPVNYQEFPGAMHNTIWHSPGFDKAFAKSIDY; encoded by the coding sequence ATGCCCCTGATGAGACGGAAAGGATGGAAAATCTGGACAACGGTTCTGCTGACTGCTGGCATGGTGCTGGCGTGCCCCCATTGTTCCGTCCGTTCCCTGGTCTATCTGCCTCCCCAGCCCAAGGACAAGACCGCCTATCTGCAAAAACGCGCCGAGTGGGAACCCCACAGGCGCACCTTCCACCGGGAAGGAGCCAGCCTCAGCGGATGGCTCATTGAAAAAAAAGGACAGCCCCTTCTTGTTTACTACGGTGGCAACGCCATGGACATCTCCATGATGCTGCCCTATCTGGATCAATTCCCCCACGCCAAGCTTCTTGTCAACTATCGCGGCTACGGCCTCAGTACCGGCAGTCCCACGGAACAGGCCATCATGGGAGATTCCTTGGCCATCCTGGACGACGTGCTGAAGGAAACGGGAAGAACCCCGGACGACGTTATTCTGGTAGGCCAGAGCCTCGGCTCCGGAGTAGCCACCCAGATAGCCTCCGTCCGGAACGTGAAAAAACTTGTGCTGCTGGTCCCATTTGACAGTCTGCTGGACACCGCCAGGGACCTCTTCCCCTATCTGCCTGTCAGGCACATCCTGCCCGACCACTTCCGTTCCGACCTGGCGGCCCCCAAAGTCTCCTGCCCCGTCAGCATCCTGGCGGCGGGATCGGATGAAGTCATTCCTCCGGCCCATGCCAAGCGGCTGCGCGACTGCTTCTCCACTCCCGTCAACTATCAGGAATTCCCCGGAGCCATGCACAACACCATCTGGCACAGTCCCGGATTTGACAAGGCGTTCGCCAAAAGCATCGATTACTGA
- the sufC gene encoding Fe-S cluster assembly ATPase SufC, translated as MSLVIKNLHASVQGTEILKGINLEIPKGEVHAIMGPNGSGKSTLSKVLCGHPDYEVTSGEVWLDGQNLLDMSIDERSRAGLFLAFQYPMEVPGVSNANFLRAAMQARMPQGEELDAVTFYKTLYAKMDQLGMSRQFTSRAVNEGFSGGEKKRNEVLQMLLLDPLYAILDETDSGLDIDALRIVSEGVNSMRSPFRSFLVITHYKRLLDYIKPDVVHVLAGGRIVRTGGGELVDELESRGYEFLKETEGVANA; from the coding sequence ATGAGCTTGGTCATTAAAAATTTGCACGCCAGCGTGCAAGGCACGGAAATTCTTAAAGGCATCAATCTTGAAATCCCCAAGGGGGAAGTACACGCCATCATGGGGCCGAACGGCTCCGGAAAAAGCACGCTTTCCAAAGTTCTCTGCGGCCACCCGGATTATGAGGTAACGAGCGGGGAAGTCTGGCTGGACGGACAGAACCTGCTGGACATGAGTATTGACGAACGCAGCCGTGCCGGTCTTTTTCTTGCCTTCCAATACCCCATGGAAGTTCCCGGCGTGTCCAACGCCAACTTCCTGCGCGCGGCCATGCAGGCGCGCATGCCTCAGGGAGAGGAACTTGACGCCGTCACATTCTACAAGACGCTGTACGCGAAGATGGACCAGCTTGGCATGTCCCGCCAATTCACTTCACGAGCCGTGAATGAAGGCTTTTCCGGCGGGGAGAAAAAACGCAACGAAGTCCTTCAAATGCTCCTGCTGGATCCCCTTTACGCCATTCTGGACGAAACAGACTCCGGCCTGGATATCGACGCCCTCCGCATCGTCTCCGAAGGGGTCAACTCCATGCGTTCCCCTTTCCGCAGCTTCCTGGTAATCACCCACTACAAACGCCTGCTGGACTACATCAAACCGGACGTGGTCCACGTGCTGGCCGGCGGACGGATTGTCCGCACCGGGGGCGGAGAACTGGTGGACGAACTGGAAAGCAGAGGATATGAATTCCTGAAGGAGACCGAAGGAGTAGCCAACGCATAA
- the rsmD gene encoding 16S rRNA (guanine(966)-N(2))-methyltransferase RsmD has protein sequence MRIISGLAGGISLSVPKGEVRPTTDRVREALFSILHPLIKHADVLDLFTGSGAFGLEALSRGARTARMVDASRSSCITVKANLSKTGLEGGTVIQGDAVQFVKRELTAGRKYDVVFADPPYCKGPLDRDFVVELVEAGAAGLLKDEGVFIAEVQEGWGTGSEGSADFDGLRLVDTRRYGKNMLLFYRLPEK, from the coding sequence ATGCGTATTATCAGTGGATTAGCCGGTGGAATATCCTTGTCCGTTCCCAAGGGGGAGGTTCGGCCCACTACGGACCGGGTGAGGGAAGCCCTTTTTTCCATTCTGCATCCTCTGATCAAGCATGCTGACGTACTGGACCTGTTCACCGGCTCGGGGGCGTTCGGGCTGGAAGCCCTGAGCCGGGGTGCAAGGACCGCGCGCATGGTAGACGCTTCCAGGTCTTCCTGCATCACCGTCAAGGCTAATTTGTCCAAGACCGGGCTTGAGGGCGGCACGGTAATCCAGGGGGATGCCGTCCAGTTTGTGAAGAGGGAATTGACGGCCGGCAGAAAGTACGATGTGGTGTTCGCGGATCCTCCCTATTGCAAGGGGCCCTTGGACCGGGATTTTGTCGTGGAATTGGTGGAAGCCGGGGCGGCCGGTCTGCTGAAGGATGAAGGCGTGTTCATTGCGGAGGTCCAGGAAGGATGGGGAACCGGAAGCGAAGGTTCCGCCGATTTTGACGGACTGCGCCTGGTGGATACCCGCAGATACGGGAAAAATATGCTGCTGTTCTATCGATTGCCGGAGAAGTAA
- the rpmA gene encoding 50S ribosomal protein L27 has translation MAHKKGQGSVKNGRDSRSKRLGVKKFGGQEVIAGNIIIRQRGTKWHPGKGVGMGRDYTIFSLVDGRVFFDREGRRVNVAPETESAN, from the coding sequence ATGGCTCACAAGAAAGGTCAGGGTTCTGTCAAGAACGGTCGCGACTCCCGCAGCAAGCGCCTCGGCGTGAAAAAATTCGGCGGCCAGGAAGTAATCGCGGGCAACATCATCATCCGCCAGCGCGGCACCAAGTGGCACCCCGGCAAGGGCGTGGGCATGGGCCGTGACTACACCATTTTCTCCCTGGTGGACGGCCGCGTATTCTTCGACCGTGAAGGCCGCCGCGTCAATGTAGCTCCGGAAACCGAGTCCGCCAACTAA
- the rplU gene encoding 50S ribosomal protein L21 yields the protein MAYAIFKTGGKQYRVQKGDVIDVECINTLEEGAEASFDQVLMVENDGNVTLGSPTVEGATVSAKVVSQFRNKKIIAFKFKRRKGFHKKKGSRRAMTKLEITDIKA from the coding sequence ATGGCATACGCAATTTTCAAAACAGGTGGCAAGCAGTACCGCGTCCAGAAGGGCGACGTGATCGACGTTGAATGCATCAATACTCTTGAAGAGGGTGCCGAAGCAAGCTTCGATCAGGTGCTTATGGTGGAAAATGACGGAAACGTGACCCTCGGCTCCCCGACGGTGGAAGGCGCTACCGTCTCCGCCAAGGTAGTCAGCCAATTCCGCAACAAGAAGATTATCGCCTTCAAATTCAAGCGCCGCAAGGGCTTCCACAAGAAAAAAGGTTCCCGCCGCGCCATGACGAAGCTGGAAATCACCGACATTAAAGCCTAA
- a CDS encoding glycosyltransferase N-terminal domain-containing protein, with the protein MKALLLSCCYNILYTVGWLVTLPSYLLKQKRRGGFGTGLMERFGLYRVSYNREPKGVLYVHAVSVGEVVIALKFLRAWLRERGGSAVLATSTATGHATAMNAQMPGVRVIYAPFDLLGLPGRCFDRFEPEAIVLVEAELWPNFARAAKVRGIPMAMINARMSARSESRYRAFKWLSKYYFSFLDAMGVQDKGDVQRFESVGVPPSVIHVTGSIKFDQQTADRRDANPEFSAILEKLKRGKPVVLAASTHDGEEVLIAEAARKAGGFPLIVPRHAERRHAVVKDLSARSWQCILRTEGEIPETLKENVCYVVDTTGELRDWTALADVAVIGKSFLADGGQNPAEAVACGVPVLTGPHMENFDALVQLLEGVDGITRCGEEQLPDVLKEMLDNPLLAHAQASRAQVALKAHYGATARTIRMICIMLKIPV; encoded by the coding sequence ATGAAAGCCCTTTTATTGTCCTGTTGTTATAATATCCTGTACACCGTCGGCTGGCTGGTGACGCTGCCTTCCTATCTGCTCAAGCAGAAACGTCGGGGGGGATTCGGGACGGGATTGATGGAACGTTTTGGCCTGTACCGCGTTTCCTACAACCGGGAGCCGAAAGGCGTGCTGTATGTGCATGCCGTGAGCGTGGGGGAAGTAGTGATAGCCCTCAAATTCCTGCGTGCATGGCTCCGGGAGCGCGGAGGTTCCGCCGTGCTGGCCACCAGTACAGCTACGGGGCATGCCACGGCCATGAATGCCCAGATGCCCGGAGTACGTGTGATTTACGCCCCCTTTGACTTGCTGGGGCTGCCTGGCAGGTGCTTTGACCGCTTTGAACCGGAAGCCATTGTGCTGGTGGAAGCGGAGCTGTGGCCCAATTTTGCGCGCGCGGCCAAGGTGCGCGGTATTCCCATGGCGATGATTAATGCCCGCATGTCTGCCAGGTCGGAGAGCCGGTACCGCGCGTTCAAGTGGCTTTCCAAATATTATTTTTCCTTTCTGGATGCCATGGGCGTCCAAGATAAGGGGGATGTGCAGCGGTTTGAGTCCGTGGGGGTCCCCCCCTCTGTCATCCATGTGACCGGAAGCATCAAGTTTGACCAGCAGACAGCGGACCGCCGTGATGCAAATCCCGAGTTTTCCGCCATTCTGGAGAAGTTGAAGCGCGGCAAGCCCGTGGTGCTGGCCGCCAGCACTCATGACGGGGAGGAAGTCCTGATTGCGGAGGCTGCCAGGAAAGCTGGAGGTTTTCCCCTGATCGTTCCCCGCCATGCGGAACGCCGCCATGCCGTGGTGAAGGATTTGTCCGCTCGCAGCTGGCAGTGCATTTTGCGGACGGAAGGGGAAATTCCTGAAACCCTCAAGGAGAACGTCTGCTATGTCGTGGATACGACCGGGGAGTTGAGGGACTGGACGGCCCTGGCCGACGTGGCCGTGATCGGCAAGAGTTTTCTGGCGGACGGCGGACAGAATCCGGCAGAAGCCGTTGCCTGCGGCGTGCCCGTGCTGACGGGACCGCACATGGAGAATTTTGATGCTCTTGTCCAGCTTCTGGAAGGGGTGGATGGCATCACCAGATGCGGAGAAGAACAGTTGCCGGACGTCCTCAAGGAAATGCTGGACAACCCCTTGCTGGCGCATGCGCAGGCTTCGCGCGCCCAGGTGGCGTTGAAAGCCCATTATGGCGCTACGGCTCGCACCATCCGCATGATTTGCATCATGCTCAAGATTCCCGTTTGA
- the tsaE gene encoding tRNA (adenosine(37)-N6)-threonylcarbamoyltransferase complex ATPase subunit type 1 TsaE translates to MSEWHKIFKNGAVLTHSPEEMQALGREIGKILMPGEVLGVVGELGAGKTHLTQGIMEGLGSTDAAASPTFSLVHEHRDGRLRACHFDFYRLRDESELFGIGWDEYLDGDTVLVVEWANLFPDALPEDASWLLLEHAGECLRRVSLAPHS, encoded by the coding sequence ATGAGCGAGTGGCATAAAATTTTTAAAAATGGAGCTGTTTTAACGCATTCTCCGGAAGAAATGCAGGCTCTCGGACGGGAAATAGGTAAAATTTTAATGCCTGGCGAGGTTCTAGGAGTGGTAGGAGAGCTTGGAGCGGGAAAAACGCATCTGACTCAGGGGATTATGGAAGGACTGGGGAGCACGGATGCTGCCGCCAGTCCCACGTTTTCCCTAGTGCATGAGCACCGGGACGGACGGTTGAGGGCCTGCCATTTTGATTTCTACCGGCTGCGGGACGAGTCCGAGCTTTTCGGGATAGGCTGGGATGAGTATCTGGACGGAGACACCGTGCTGGTTGTGGAATGGGCCAACCTGTTTCCGGACGCATTGCCGGAGGACGCTTCCTGGCTGCTGCTGGAGCATGCGGGGGAATGTTTGCGCAGGGTTTCCCTGGCTCCCCATTCATAA
- the sufB gene encoding Fe-S cluster assembly protein SufB: MSETSDTPANDSTQNPFDFDRSKGNFSFPERHKFDAGYGLTEATIDYISDVKDEPDWIRHFRKNALAVFESKPMPTHWASPEIEKIDFSQIRYYLSDGERPKRSWEDVPEDVKRTFERLGVPEQERQFLAGVEAQYDSESAYSNMKEELRSQGVIFVNSTEGLKNHEEIFRQWFGKVIPTGDNKFSALNSAVFSGGSFIYVPKGVKLKHPLQAYFRINSENFGQFERTLIIADEDAELMYMEGCTAPQFETSTLHSAVVELVALKGAKIQYVTVQNWSSNVFNMVTKRGLAMEDAEIRWIDCNIGSGLTMKYPAVVLKGKRARGEVISIALANTGQHQDTGAKMIHAADDTTSNIVSKSISIGEGRASYRGQVVMGKGLKGCKNNTECDALLLASNSRTDTYPAITVKGDRNMVQHEASVSQVSEEMLFYMQQRGIPKAAAMSLAVNGFINDLVQEFPMEYSVELRRLIDLEMEDSIG, from the coding sequence ATGAGCGAAACATCTGACACACCTGCGAACGACAGCACGCAAAACCCGTTTGACTTCGACAGGAGCAAGGGAAACTTCTCCTTCCCGGAACGCCACAAATTTGACGCAGGCTACGGCCTTACGGAAGCCACCATTGACTATATCTCCGACGTCAAGGACGAGCCGGACTGGATACGCCATTTCCGCAAAAACGCCCTGGCCGTCTTTGAAAGCAAGCCCATGCCCACACATTGGGCCTCCCCGGAAATTGAAAAAATAGACTTCTCCCAGATACGCTACTACCTGTCTGACGGAGAGCGGCCCAAAAGAAGCTGGGAAGACGTTCCGGAAGACGTCAAGCGAACCTTTGAGCGCCTGGGAGTGCCGGAACAGGAGCGGCAATTCCTGGCAGGCGTGGAAGCCCAGTACGACTCCGAATCCGCCTATTCCAACATGAAGGAGGAATTGCGTAGCCAGGGCGTCATCTTCGTCAACTCGACGGAAGGCCTCAAAAACCATGAAGAAATCTTCCGCCAGTGGTTCGGAAAAGTCATCCCTACGGGAGACAACAAATTCTCTGCCCTGAACAGCGCGGTATTCTCTGGCGGTTCCTTCATCTACGTGCCCAAGGGCGTAAAACTCAAGCACCCTCTTCAGGCATACTTTCGCATCAACTCGGAAAACTTCGGCCAGTTCGAACGTACCCTCATCATCGCGGACGAAGACGCGGAGCTCATGTATATGGAAGGCTGCACGGCGCCCCAGTTTGAAACGTCAACCCTCCACTCCGCCGTCGTGGAGCTGGTGGCCCTGAAAGGAGCGAAAATCCAGTACGTCACCGTGCAGAACTGGTCCTCCAACGTATTCAACATGGTTACCAAGCGCGGCCTTGCCATGGAGGACGCGGAAATCCGCTGGATTGACTGCAACATCGGCTCCGGCCTCACCATGAAATACCCCGCCGTGGTCCTCAAGGGCAAAAGGGCCAGAGGGGAAGTCATCTCCATCGCACTGGCCAATACGGGCCAGCACCAGGACACCGGCGCCAAAATGATCCACGCGGCGGACGACACTACGTCCAACATTGTCTCCAAATCCATCAGCATCGGAGAAGGCCGCGCCAGCTACCGCGGCCAGGTCGTCATGGGCAAGGGGCTCAAGGGCTGCAAGAACAATACGGAATGCGACGCTCTGCTGCTGGCGTCCAACAGCCGCACGGATACCTATCCCGCCATCACGGTGAAGGGAGACCGGAACATGGTACAGCATGAAGCGTCCGTCTCTCAGGTCTCGGAGGAAATGCTCTTTTACATGCAGCAGCGCGGCATTCCGAAAGCGGCGGCCATGTCCCTGGCGGTCAACGGCTTCATCAACGATCTCGTACAGGAATTCCCGATGGAATATTCCGTGGAGCTGCGCAGGCTCATTGACTTGGAAATGGAAGACAGCATCGGATAA
- a CDS encoding transcriptional repressor, protein MKYKTSSKTDTSDAVKTASTLPVISGLRLTKQRQEVYQVLLEQRDHPTANEVYHRVRKKLPSISLATVYNCLEALVNHGLVNQVNFERSSSRFCPNLVDHGHFQDTRTGRIYDITIKEGVDLREFINLPDDVCVEEAQITLRGSIITPQG, encoded by the coding sequence ATGAAATATAAAACGAGTTCCAAAACAGATACCTCGGACGCCGTAAAAACGGCTTCTACCCTTCCAGTCATTTCCGGCTTGAGGCTCACCAAGCAACGGCAGGAAGTATACCAGGTCCTTCTGGAACAGCGCGACCACCCCACGGCCAATGAAGTCTACCACCGGGTCCGCAAAAAACTCCCCAGCATCTCCCTGGCTACGGTCTACAACTGCCTGGAGGCCCTGGTAAACCACGGCTTGGTCAATCAGGTCAACTTTGAACGCAGCTCCTCCCGCTTTTGTCCCAACCTCGTCGACCACGGCCACTTCCAGGATACCCGGACCGGCCGGATTTACGACATTACCATCAAGGAAGGCGTGGACCTGAGGGAATTCATCAATCTGCCCGACGACGTATGCGTGGAAGAGGCCCAAATCACCTTGAGGGGCTCCATCATCACGCCGCAGGGTTAA
- a CDS encoding retropepsin-like aspartic protease, with the protein MLSLLPLSFAEEEASLPDRATAFLTGMEPIKLARDPNSKLLIAECRINGIPCNLIVDTAASHTTFDVKFIQKHFPNLTLQEVQIAPGSNVHTAPRVFPMESFSIGGLLIKNFYGCTMDLDSLQKSTHIRVDGILGINYLGFCPFLLSVSNATLQFLERSSFPLKDMKPLDVERHASGILYIRCTRDGAPFLLALDSGSTLSLAPVEQWPAAPDGSHVKAMTSDINGSSGSHSVMKLGVPSTLHMGPDFQMEGLSFVVTGTGGRCQIGVDTLRHFDIIVDAPQGEVYALPLHSIPEENKKTTDAPPVKRES; encoded by the coding sequence ATGCTGTCCTTGCTTCCGCTCTCCTTCGCGGAAGAAGAGGCTTCCCTTCCGGACAGGGCCACCGCATTCCTGACCGGCATGGAGCCGATCAAACTGGCAAGGGACCCCAACAGCAAACTGCTTATTGCGGAATGCCGCATCAACGGCATCCCGTGCAATCTCATCGTGGATACGGCTGCCTCCCATACTACGTTCGACGTCAAATTCATCCAGAAGCACTTTCCAAACCTGACCCTGCAGGAAGTGCAAATTGCCCCCGGTTCCAATGTCCATACCGCGCCCCGGGTATTTCCCATGGAATCCTTTTCCATCGGCGGCCTTCTGATCAAAAACTTTTATGGATGCACCATGGACCTGGACTCTCTTCAAAAAAGCACTCACATCCGCGTGGACGGCATCCTGGGCATCAATTATCTGGGCTTCTGCCCCTTCCTGCTCTCCGTCAGCAACGCCACCCTGCAATTTCTCGAACGTTCCAGCTTCCCCCTTAAAGACATGAAACCGCTGGACGTCGAACGCCATGCCTCTGGCATCCTCTATATCCGGTGCACCCGGGACGGTGCGCCCTTTCTCCTGGCGCTCGACTCCGGTTCCACGCTCTCTCTGGCCCCTGTGGAGCAATGGCCGGCGGCCCCGGACGGCAGTCATGTCAAAGCCATGACATCAGACATCAACGGAAGCAGCGGCAGCCATTCCGTCATGAAGCTGGGCGTTCCGTCCACGCTCCACATGGGACCGGACTTCCAAATGGAGGGCCTTTCATTTGTCGTGACGGGAACCGGCGGCAGATGCCAGATCGGCGTGGACACCCTCCGGCACTTCGACATCATCGTTGATGCACCCCAGGGGGAAGTCTATGCCCTGCCTCTCCATTCAATACCGGAGGAGAACAAAAAAACGACGGACGCCCCTCCGGTCAAACGGGAATCTTGA
- a CDS encoding NPCBM/NEW2 domain-containing protein, giving the protein MSYRMFSWCFAAACMTGMSFETCRSAEEVPPPARMAVEVPAASLLMARQETGQTRLDRSFKDAELSIGGKKYARGIGTHATSMIPLPVPSIQGGRVVSFEGACGVDDGTDGEGSVEFRVMSGSEVLWSSGVMKRGMPAKKFSVKVAANGLKNLYLMADRVENNSYDHADWVDLAWRIGKEGGTMQAAVVNAAKFGMISGVRKDQGPALRAAISALRRRGGGVLSIPRGVYHFYPDGALDMSFYISNHDQPLVHPVCVPLTDLNDVRVEGNGSLFLFHGKVIPLLIMDSENVTVERLAVDYERPYYSEGSVTSVDDQFTEVEIDKKTYPYEIKNNKFVFIGEGWREGMASCMAFEKGTGHIIANTADIGWNGHVEPVGGNRLKLKWNLKKKGIKPGDTLVFRNYNRPHPGCVIYRARKTHLNDVALHQSTGMALLAQRSEDISIKGGGVFIRKGTKRVHTSGADATHFSNTRGEIIVEKALFEGMMDDAINVHSTCLGIQEVVDSHTLRCRYMHRQAVGFEVFLPGEKIRFINGPTLEPRETGTVKSAVKTNEKELLITLEEPLPGGVKAGDAVENADFYPSVVFRNNIVRNNRARGTLFTTPEKVLVEGNLFDHSSGAAILLAGDAQGWYESGACHEVVIRRNTFINNLTSRYQFTNAIISIYPEVKQLNNQKDYYHRNILIEDNVFKTFDVPLLFAISAENIKFINNRIIYNNDYRGWGQKPFQFRRCANILIKGNRVEPPHTWTIADCKLENTPAIQVHMDE; this is encoded by the coding sequence ATGTCTTACAGAATGTTCTCCTGGTGTTTTGCGGCGGCCTGCATGACCGGCATGTCTTTTGAGACGTGCCGGAGTGCTGAAGAAGTCCCCCCTCCTGCTCGGATGGCCGTGGAAGTGCCTGCCGCCAGCCTGCTGATGGCGCGGCAAGAGACTGGGCAGACCAGGCTGGACAGGTCTTTTAAAGATGCCGAACTGAGCATAGGCGGCAAGAAGTATGCAAGGGGCATTGGCACGCATGCCACTTCCATGATTCCCCTTCCGGTGCCGAGTATTCAGGGAGGAAGAGTGGTGAGCTTTGAAGGCGCGTGCGGCGTGGATGACGGTACTGACGGGGAGGGAAGCGTTGAGTTTCGTGTGATGAGCGGCTCAGAGGTACTGTGGAGTTCCGGAGTCATGAAACGAGGGATGCCTGCCAAGAAATTTTCCGTGAAGGTGGCGGCCAACGGCCTGAAGAACCTGTATTTGATGGCGGACAGGGTGGAGAACAATTCCTATGACCACGCGGATTGGGTGGATCTGGCCTGGAGAATCGGAAAGGAAGGAGGTACCATGCAGGCGGCCGTAGTGAACGCAGCCAAGTTCGGAATGATTTCCGGTGTCAGGAAGGACCAGGGACCGGCTTTGCGCGCCGCCATTTCCGCCCTGAGAAGAAGGGGCGGAGGCGTTTTGAGCATTCCCAGAGGGGTGTATCATTTTTATCCGGATGGAGCACTGGACATGAGTTTTTACATTTCCAATCACGACCAGCCCCTCGTTCATCCGGTGTGCGTGCCTTTGACGGACCTGAACGATGTCAGGGTTGAAGGGAATGGTTCCCTGTTCCTGTTTCACGGGAAGGTGATTCCGCTGCTGATCATGGATAGCGAGAACGTCACTGTGGAGCGCCTGGCGGTCGATTATGAACGCCCCTATTATTCCGAAGGGAGCGTGACCAGTGTGGATGACCAGTTCACGGAAGTGGAGATAGACAAGAAAACCTACCCATACGAAATCAAGAACAACAAATTTGTCTTTATCGGGGAGGGCTGGCGGGAAGGTATGGCCAGCTGCATGGCTTTTGAGAAGGGAACGGGGCATATCATTGCCAATACGGCGGACATCGGATGGAATGGCCATGTGGAGCCCGTGGGAGGAAACCGCCTCAAGCTGAAATGGAACCTCAAGAAAAAAGGGATCAAGCCCGGCGATACGCTGGTATTCCGGAATTACAACCGCCCCCATCCGGGATGCGTGATTTACCGGGCGCGGAAGACGCATTTGAATGACGTGGCCCTGCATCAAAGCACCGGCATGGCGCTGCTGGCGCAGCGATCGGAGGATATCAGCATCAAGGGAGGGGGAGTTTTCATCAGAAAGGGGACGAAACGCGTGCACACGTCCGGAGCGGACGCTACGCATTTTTCCAATACCCGTGGTGAAATCATTGTGGAAAAAGCTTTGTTTGAAGGAATGATGGATGACGCCATCAATGTCCATTCCACCTGCCTGGGAATTCAAGAGGTGGTGGACAGCCACACTCTGAGATGCAGGTATATGCACCGCCAGGCCGTAGGCTTTGAAGTATTCCTTCCCGGTGAAAAAATCCGTTTTATCAACGGCCCCACCTTGGAACCGCGAGAAACGGGCACCGTAAAATCAGCCGTCAAAACGAATGAAAAGGAATTGCTGATCACTCTGGAGGAACCTCTTCCCGGCGGGGTAAAGGCGGGTGATGCCGTTGAAAATGCTGATTTTTATCCGTCTGTCGTGTTCCGGAACAATATTGTCCGCAACAACCGGGCGCGAGGCACCTTGTTCACCACTCCTGAAAAGGTGCTGGTGGAAGGCAATCTGTTTGACCATTCCTCCGGAGCGGCCATTCTGCTGGCCGGAGATGCCCAGGGCTGGTACGAAAGCGGCGCCTGCCACGAGGTGGTGATCCGCAGGAATACGTTCATCAACAACCTGACCTCCCGCTACCAGTTCACCAACGCGATCATTTCCATTTATCCGGAGGTCAAGCAGCTGAACAACCAGAAGGACTATTACCACCGCAACATTCTTATTGAGGACAACGTGTTTAAAACCTTCGATGTTCCCTTGCTGTTTGCCATTTCCGCGGAAAATATCAAGTTCATTAACAACAGGATTATTTACAACAACGATTACAGGGGATGGGGACAGAAGCCCTTCCAGTTCAGAAGATGCGCCAATATTCTGATCAAGGGCAACCGTGTGGAACCGCCGCACACGTGGACCATAGCCGACTGCAAACTGGAGAATACGCCGGCAATCCAGGTGCACATGGATGAGTAA
- a CDS encoding polyphosphate kinase 2 family protein: MEIPSHLIKRCKKFIEPYRVTDGKGFKLSHHDPGDLGKLDKDSKKEAVEKLEKGIELLGQLQEVLYASESYALLVILQAMDSAGKDGIVKHVMGGINPQGCVVSSFKYPSTVERSHDFLWRCVMRLPQRGMIGIFNRSYYEEVLSVRVHPEYLAGEGYDPGQAGKAFWKERYRSINNLERHLHANKTRFVKIFLHLSYEEQRKRLLVRLDTPDKNWKFSEGDIHEREYWDGYQKAFEEMIRNTATPDAPWYVVPADNKWYSRLVCLCAIAGALTDMKLKYPQVSGELKSFFPRFREELEYPRDRNKE, encoded by the coding sequence ATGGAAATTCCTTCCCATTTGATCAAACGCTGCAAGAAGTTCATTGAGCCTTACCGTGTGACGGACGGCAAGGGATTTAAATTGTCCCATCATGATCCGGGGGATTTGGGCAAGCTGGACAAGGACAGCAAGAAGGAAGCCGTTGAGAAGCTTGAAAAAGGCATCGAATTGCTGGGACAGTTGCAGGAGGTGCTTTACGCCAGCGAGTCCTATGCCCTGCTGGTGATTTTGCAGGCGATGGACAGTGCCGGCAAGGACGGGATTGTCAAGCATGTGATGGGAGGCATCAATCCCCAGGGATGTGTGGTGAGCAGTTTCAAGTATCCTTCCACTGTGGAACGGAGCCACGATTTTTTATGGAGGTGTGTGATGCGCCTGCCGCAGAGAGGCATGATCGGCATTTTCAACCGTTCCTATTACGAGGAGGTGCTGAGCGTCCGCGTGCATCCGGAATACCTTGCGGGGGAAGGGTATGATCCGGGCCAGGCAGGCAAGGCTTTCTGGAAGGAGAGATACAGGTCCATCAATAACCTGGAACGCCATTTGCATGCCAATAAAACGCGGTTTGTCAAAATCTTTCTCCATCTTTCCTATGAGGAGCAGAGGAAGCGCCTTCTGGTGCGCCTGGATACTCCCGACAAGAATTGGAAGTTTTCAGAAGGAGATATCCATGAGCGCGAATACTGGGACGGTTATCAGAAGGCTTTTGAAGAGATGATCCGGAATACGGCTACTCCGGATGCTCCCTGGTATGTGGTTCCGGCGGATAACAAGTGGTATTCCCGGCTGGTCTGCCTGTGTGCGATTGCAGGCGCCCTGACGGATATGAAGCTGAAATATCCGCAAGTGTCCGGGGAATTGAAGTCTTTCTTCCCCAGATTCCGGGAAGAACTGGAATATCCCCGCGACAGGAACAAGGAGTGA